A genomic window from Sphingomonas taxi includes:
- the pheT gene encoding phenylalanine--tRNA ligase subunit beta has translation MKFTLSWLREHLDTDATLDAIVDTLTRIGLEVEGVHNPGDALKAFRVAKVLSAERHPQADKLQVLSVDAGDGPLQVVCGAPNARAGLVGVFGAPGAYVPGLDVTLKVAAIRGVESNGMMCSTRELELGEDHDGIIELPADAPVGTPFPDYAGLNDAVIDISVTPNRQDCMGVRGIARDLAAAGLGTLKPLVIEAVAGAGEAPDVRTDDRDGCPAFYAQNVSGVTNGESPDWLRRRLTAIGQKPISALVDITNYVSIDLGRPLHVYDRAKLAGGLVARKARDGEQVVALNGKTYTLDATMTVIADAAQVHDIAGIMGGDHSGVSAETSDVLIECAYFDPDHIARTGQKLLLTSDARQRFERGVDPAFLDDGLAIATRLVLDLCGGTPSPVTRAGEPPLTPRVYAYDPAKAETLGGLAVPADRQRAILASLGFAVADDWQVTVPTWRRDIDGAADLVEEVIRIEGIDKVAPVPLPRIPGVAKPTATPEQKLERRVRRAAAARGLDEAVTWSFLSEAQAAPFGGGTWTLANPISEDLKVMRPSLLPGLLSATERNLKRGITAVRLFEIGRRYLAEAEHATLGLVLAGNRRERGWREGKAAGFDAYDAKAEALALLAAAGAPVDNLQVMGEAGDAWHPGQSGTLRLGPKTVLARFGMLHPSLLKAFDLDGAVAAVELYLDALPAKRASGFMRPAFAPPALQSVRRDFAFLVPAEVSADALVRAVRSADKAAIVAARVFDVFTGAGVEEGKKSVAVEVTLQPSDKSFTDEALKAVADKVVAAAAKQGAVLRG, from the coding sequence ATGAAATTCACTTTGTCCTGGCTCCGCGAGCATCTCGACACCGACGCCACGCTCGACGCGATCGTCGATACGCTGACCCGCATCGGGCTGGAGGTGGAGGGCGTCCACAATCCGGGCGATGCGCTGAAGGCGTTCCGCGTGGCGAAGGTGCTCAGCGCCGAACGCCATCCGCAGGCGGACAAATTGCAGGTGCTGTCGGTCGACGCCGGGGACGGTCCGTTGCAGGTCGTGTGCGGCGCGCCCAATGCGCGTGCCGGGCTGGTTGGCGTGTTCGGCGCGCCGGGCGCCTATGTCCCCGGGCTCGACGTGACGCTCAAGGTCGCCGCGATCCGCGGCGTCGAATCGAACGGCATGATGTGCTCGACCCGCGAGCTCGAGCTCGGCGAGGATCACGACGGCATCATCGAGCTGCCCGCCGATGCGCCGGTCGGCACGCCTTTCCCCGATTACGCCGGGCTTAACGATGCGGTGATCGACATCAGCGTCACCCCCAACCGTCAGGATTGCATGGGCGTGCGCGGCATCGCGCGCGATCTCGCCGCGGCCGGGCTGGGGACGCTCAAGCCGCTCGTCATCGAAGCGGTGGCGGGCGCGGGCGAGGCGCCCGACGTCCGCACCGACGATCGCGACGGCTGCCCCGCTTTCTATGCGCAGAATGTCAGCGGCGTGACCAACGGCGAATCGCCCGACTGGCTGCGCCGGCGCCTCACCGCGATCGGGCAGAAGCCGATCAGCGCCTTGGTCGACATCACCAATTACGTGTCGATCGACCTCGGCCGGCCGCTCCACGTCTACGACCGCGCCAAACTGGCCGGCGGGCTCGTCGCGCGCAAGGCGCGGGACGGCGAGCAGGTCGTCGCGCTCAACGGCAAGACCTATACGCTCGATGCGACGATGACCGTCATCGCCGACGCGGCCCAGGTCCACGATATCGCCGGTATCATGGGCGGCGATCATTCGGGCGTCTCCGCCGAAACGAGCGACGTGCTCATCGAATGCGCCTATTTCGATCCCGACCATATCGCGCGCACCGGCCAGAAACTGCTGCTGACGAGCGACGCGCGCCAGCGCTTCGAGCGCGGCGTCGATCCGGCGTTCCTCGACGACGGCCTCGCCATCGCGACGCGGCTGGTGCTCGACCTGTGCGGCGGCACGCCCTCGCCGGTGACGCGCGCCGGCGAACCGCCGCTGACCCCGCGCGTCTATGCCTATGACCCCGCCAAGGCGGAGACGCTGGGCGGCCTGGCCGTGCCGGCGGACCGCCAGCGTGCGATCCTCGCATCGCTCGGCTTCGCCGTCGCCGACGACTGGCAGGTCACCGTGCCGACGTGGCGCCGCGATATCGACGGTGCCGCCGACCTCGTCGAGGAGGTGATCCGTATCGAGGGGATTGACAAGGTCGCACCCGTGCCGCTGCCGCGCATCCCCGGCGTGGCCAAGCCCACCGCCACGCCTGAGCAAAAGCTCGAACGCCGCGTCCGTCGCGCCGCCGCCGCGCGCGGACTCGACGAGGCGGTGACGTGGAGTTTCCTGTCGGAGGCGCAGGCGGCGCCGTTCGGCGGCGGCACTTGGACGCTCGCCAATCCGATCAGCGAGGACCTCAAGGTGATGCGGCCGTCGCTGCTCCCCGGCCTGCTCTCGGCGACCGAGCGCAACCTCAAGCGCGGCATCACCGCGGTGCGGCTGTTCGAGATCGGCCGTCGCTATCTCGCCGAGGCCGAACATGCGACGCTAGGCCTCGTCCTCGCCGGCAACCGTCGCGAGCGCGGCTGGCGCGAGGGCAAGGCGGCGGGCTTCGACGCCTATGACGCCAAGGCGGAGGCGCTCGCGTTGCTCGCCGCGGCGGGCGCGCCGGTCGACAATCTGCAGGTGATGGGCGAGGCCGGCGACGCCTGGCATCCGGGGCAGAGCGGCACGCTGCGGCTCGGGCCGAAGACGGTGCTGGCGCGCTTCGGCATGCTGCATCCCAGTTTGCTCAAGGCGTTCGACCTCGACGGCGCGGTGGCGGCGGTGGAGCTGTATCTCGATGCGCTGCCGGCGAAGCGCGCATCAGGCTTCATGCGCCCGGCCTTCGCGCCGCCGGCTCTGCAATCGGTCCGCCGCGATTTCGCCTTCCTCGTGCCGGCCGAGGTGAGCGCCGACGCGCTGGTCCGTGCGGTGCGCAGCGCCGACAAGGCGGCGATTGTGGCGGCGCGCGTGTTCGACGTGTTCACCGGCGCGGGGGTGGAAGAGGGCAAGAAGTCGGTCGCGGTCGAGGTGACGCTGCAACCGTCCGACAAGAGCTTCACCGACGAGGCGCTGAAGGCGGTGGCCGACAAGGTCGTCGCGGCGGCGGCAAAGCAGGGCGCGGTGCTGCGGGGGTGA
- the rpmF gene encoding 50S ribosomal protein L32 → MAVPKRKTSPSKRGMRRSHDSLSIESFQECPNCGELKRPHNLCTACGHYNGREIVSVEG, encoded by the coding sequence ATGGCCGTCCCCAAGCGAAAGACCTCTCCCTCCAAGCGCGGCATGCGTCGCAGCCACGATTCGCTCAGCATCGAATCGTTCCAGGAGTGCCCGAACTGTGGCGAGCTCAAGCGTCCGCACAATCTGTGCACCGCTTGCGGCCACTATAACGGCCGCGAGATCGTCTCGGTCGAGGGCTGA
- a CDS encoding beta-ketoacyl-ACP synthase III, whose product MIRSVVLGTGSALPERRVSNADLEQQLDTSDAWIVERTGIRFRHIAGPHETTATLAADACRAALNSAGVAAADIDLIVLATATPDQTFPATATKVQAMLGIDDCVAFDVAAVCSGFLYAVQVADSMLRTGVHRRALVIGAETFSRILDWEDRTTAVLFGDGAGAIVLEGQESDAATGRGILATKLHADGRHNDLLYVDGGPSTTGTVGKLRMKGREVFRHAVVNLAAVLEETLVIAGLTSADVDWVVPHQANARILDATSRKLGLSPDKIVVTVDRHANTSAASVPLALDVAVRDGRVRQGEIVVLEAMGGGFTWGAAVVRF is encoded by the coding sequence ATGATCCGTTCGGTCGTCCTCGGCACCGGCTCGGCGCTGCCCGAGCGGCGCGTGTCCAACGCCGATCTGGAACAGCAGCTCGACACCAGCGACGCCTGGATCGTCGAGCGCACCGGCATCCGCTTCCGCCACATTGCCGGTCCGCACGAGACGACCGCGACGCTCGCCGCCGACGCCTGCCGCGCCGCGCTCAATTCGGCCGGCGTCGCCGCCGCCGACATCGACCTGATCGTCCTCGCCACCGCCACCCCCGACCAGACCTTTCCGGCGACCGCCACTAAGGTGCAGGCGATGCTCGGCATCGACGATTGCGTCGCCTTCGACGTCGCCGCGGTCTGCTCGGGCTTCCTCTATGCGGTGCAGGTCGCCGATTCGATGCTGCGCACCGGCGTGCATCGCCGCGCTCTGGTGATCGGCGCCGAGACGTTCAGCCGCATCCTCGACTGGGAGGATCGCACCACCGCGGTGCTGTTCGGCGACGGCGCCGGCGCGATCGTGCTCGAAGGCCAGGAGAGCGACGCCGCGACCGGCCGCGGCATCCTCGCCACCAAGCTCCACGCCGACGGCCGCCACAACGATCTGCTCTATGTCGACGGCGGCCCGTCGACCACCGGCACCGTCGGCAAGCTGCGCATGAAGGGCCGCGAGGTGTTCCGCCACGCCGTCGTCAATCTCGCCGCGGTGCTGGAGGAGACATTGGTCATCGCCGGGCTGACCTCGGCCGATGTCGACTGGGTGGTGCCGCATCAGGCCAATGCCCGCATCCTCGACGCGACCAGTCGCAAGCTCGGCCTGTCGCCCGACAAGATCGTTGTCACCGTCGATCGCCACGCCAACACCTCGGCGGCCTCGGTGCCGCTCGCGCTCGACGTCGCGGTGCGCGACGGCCGGGTCCGCCAGGGCGAGATCGTCGTGCTCGAGGCGATGGGCGGCGGCTTCACCTGGGGCGCCGCGGTCGTCCGCTTCTGA
- a CDS encoding murein L,D-transpeptidase catalytic domain family protein produces the protein MHTEHDSARDRRALLKNGLVLAATLALPGTLSATPRRLTQRDLRPMTEPPVPAPRAMVAARPITSSRVVRPDLMRQALAALSQHGRRIPQRDRIAIADMAAPSSEARFHLVDLVSGRSQSFLVAHGSGSDPAHTGFLKRFSNEPNSNASSEGAFVTADYYVGKHGRSQRLMGLDATNDNALARAIVVHSAWYANRDMLRTHGMLGRSQGCFAVGESDLAQVFEQLGPGRMIYSTKV, from the coding sequence ATGCATACTGAGCATGATAGCGCACGCGACCGACGGGCTCTGCTGAAGAACGGGCTCGTGCTCGCGGCGACGCTGGCATTGCCCGGCACGCTGTCGGCGACGCCGCGTCGCCTAACCCAGCGCGATCTGCGGCCGATGACCGAACCGCCCGTCCCCGCTCCGCGGGCGATGGTGGCGGCGCGACCGATCACCTCGTCGCGCGTTGTCCGCCCCGACCTGATGCGCCAGGCGCTCGCCGCGCTGAGCCAGCACGGCCGCCGCATCCCGCAGCGCGACCGGATCGCGATCGCCGACATGGCGGCACCGTCGTCGGAAGCGCGCTTCCATCTCGTCGATCTCGTCTCGGGGCGCAGCCAGTCGTTCCTCGTCGCGCACGGCAGCGGCTCGGACCCGGCGCATACCGGTTTTCTCAAGCGTTTCTCGAACGAGCCCAATTCCAACGCCTCGTCGGAAGGCGCGTTCGTCACCGCGGATTATTACGTTGGCAAGCACGGCCGCTCGCAGCGGCTGATGGGGCTGGACGCGACCAACGACAATGCGCTGGCGCGCGCGATCGTGGTTCATTCGGCCTGGTATGCCAACCGCGACATGCTGCGCACGCACGGCATGCTCGGCCGCAGCCAGGGCTGTTTCGCGGTCGGCGAAAGCGACCTCGCGCAGGTGTTCGAGCAGCTCGGGCCGGGGCGAATGATCTACTCGACCAAGGTGTGA
- a CDS encoding integration host factor subunit alpha — translation MTTVGTLTRADLSEALHRQIGLSRTESAKIVEQILTEMCEALARGENVKISGFGTFVLRDKGERIGRNPKTGVEVPIAPRRVLTFRASQMMRERIVTSS, via the coding sequence ATGACTACTGTTGGAACACTGACGAGGGCGGACCTTTCGGAAGCCCTGCACCGTCAGATCGGATTGTCGCGGACCGAGTCGGCGAAGATCGTGGAACAGATTCTGACCGAAATGTGCGAGGCGCTCGCGCGGGGTGAGAACGTCAAGATTTCGGGCTTCGGCACCTTCGTCCTGCGTGACAAGGGCGAGCGGATCGGCCGCAATCCCAAGACCGGCGTCGAGGTGCCGATCGCGCCGCGGCGGGTGCTGACCTTCCGCGCCAGCCAGATGATGCGCGAACGCATCGTCACCTCCAGCTGA
- a CDS encoding L,D-transpeptidase family protein translates to MKHWLIMAGATVTLAIAPAPAFAAAATDALAPEVTTLAPNKFLWNDDATLGPVSIVISIPDQKAYVYRGEILIGASTVSTGKDGKDTPLGTFPILQKSEVHKSNLYDSAPMPFMQRLTWDGVAIHAGMNPGFPASHGCIRVPTAFARNLFGVTSKGTPVLVTDASAAEGWVPPTAADAALLDPMAP, encoded by the coding sequence ATGAAGCATTGGCTCATCATGGCGGGCGCCACCGTTACCCTCGCCATCGCACCGGCCCCGGCCTTCGCCGCCGCCGCCACCGATGCGCTCGCGCCCGAGGTGACCACGCTCGCTCCCAACAAGTTCCTGTGGAACGACGATGCCACGCTCGGCCCGGTCAGCATCGTCATCTCGATCCCCGACCAGAAGGCCTATGTCTATCGCGGCGAGATCCTGATCGGCGCGTCGACCGTTTCGACCGGCAAGGACGGCAAGGACACGCCGCTCGGCACCTTCCCGATCCTGCAGAAGTCCGAGGTGCACAAGAGCAACCTCTACGACAGCGCGCCGATGCCGTTCATGCAGCGGCTGACCTGGGACGGCGTCGCGATCCACGCCGGGATGAATCCCGGCTTTCCCGCCTCGCACGGCTGCATCCGCGTGCCGACCGCTTTCGCCAGGAACCTATTCGGTGTGACCAGCAAGGGCACGCCGGTGCTGGTCACCGATGCCTCCGCCGCCGAAGGCTGGGTGCCGCCGACCGCGGCGGATGCGGCGCTGCTCGACCCGATGGCGCCCTGA
- a CDS encoding aldose 1-epimerase family protein, translating to MTDLVTIRSIALTAQINPLGAELTHLRDAGGRELMTDADPAFWTGHAPILFPVIGMPFEETIRVDGTAYPMKKHGFARRSLFEVIEAAEDRVTFALTDSAETRAAYPFAFRLELTYRIEGATLWIEARIANPEDTPLPASFGFHPAFAWPLPYGEDRAAHRILFDADEPDALRTIAADGTIAEARRPSPLDGRELALRDDLFTEDALVWDHIRSQGVTYGAANGPQLRIAFPDTPMLGVWTKPGAAYVCIEPWHGIADPVGYTGEYPDKPGVFEVPAGGEKRIEMSVTLKG from the coding sequence ATGACCGACCTCGTCACCATCCGCTCGATCGCGCTGACCGCGCAGATCAACCCGCTCGGCGCCGAGCTGACGCATCTGCGCGACGCCGGCGGGCGCGAGTTGATGACCGATGCCGATCCGGCCTTCTGGACCGGGCATGCGCCGATCCTCTTCCCGGTCATCGGCATGCCGTTCGAGGAGACGATCCGCGTCGACGGCACCGCTTATCCGATGAAGAAGCACGGCTTCGCCCGCCGCTCGCTGTTCGAGGTGATCGAGGCGGCGGAGGATCGCGTCACCTTCGCGCTGACCGACAGTGCCGAGACGCGCGCGGCCTATCCGTTCGCCTTCCGTCTCGAACTGACCTACCGGATCGAGGGCGCCACGCTGTGGATCGAGGCGCGGATCGCCAATCCGGAGGACACGCCGCTGCCGGCGAGCTTCGGCTTCCATCCCGCCTTCGCCTGGCCGCTGCCTTATGGCGAGGATCGGGCCGCGCACCGCATCCTGTTCGACGCCGACGAGCCCGACGCATTGCGCACCATCGCCGCCGATGGCACGATCGCCGAAGCGCGCCGCCCGTCGCCGCTCGACGGCCGCGAACTGGCGCTTCGCGACGATCTGTTCACCGAGGACGCGCTGGTCTGGGACCATATCCGCTCGCAGGGCGTGACCTATGGCGCGGCGAACGGCCCGCAATTGCGCATCGCTTTCCCGGATACGCCGATGCTCGGCGTCTGGACAAAGCCCGGCGCTGCCTATGTCTGCATCGAGCCGTGGCACGGTATCGCTGATCCCGTGGGCTATACGGGAGAGTATCCTGACAAGCCCGGCGTGTTCGAAGTGCCGGCCGGCGGCGAGAAGCGGATTGAAATGAGTGTGACGCTGAAGGGGTGA
- the plsX gene encoding phosphate acyltransferase PlsX, protein MPDTSWIAVDAMGGDEGLAVMLAGVAAARRRYEGMRFFLVGDEAKVAEELKSHPNLSQHSEIVHAPETVGSSDKPSQAIRRAKTTSMGIAIDLVKQGRAGAAVSSGNTGALMAMAKLALRTLPGIDRPALAAPLPTLGDNDVVMLDLGANTEVDARNLVQFAVMGAAYARTIMDLDSPRVALLNIGSEDQKGTDEIRDAAAVLKGQTHLPLTFTGFVEGNQLARGNHDVIVCDGFAGNIALKTAEGTARFVADLLKRAFSSSVRSKVGFLISRPATELLRDHLDPNNHNGAVFLGLNGIVVKSHGSANERGVATAIGNAAKMVRADLTRRIADDLGNFEKKAA, encoded by the coding sequence ATGCCCGACACTTCCTGGATCGCCGTCGATGCGATGGGCGGCGACGAAGGGCTGGCGGTCATGCTCGCCGGCGTGGCTGCCGCCCGCCGGCGGTATGAAGGCATGCGCTTCTTCCTGGTGGGCGACGAGGCCAAGGTTGCGGAAGAGCTGAAGAGCCATCCCAACCTCAGCCAGCATAGCGAGATCGTCCACGCCCCCGAGACCGTCGGTTCGAGCGACAAGCCGAGCCAGGCGATCCGCCGCGCCAAGACGACCTCGATGGGTATCGCCATCGATCTGGTGAAACAGGGTCGTGCCGGCGCCGCCGTCTCGTCGGGCAATACCGGCGCGCTGATGGCGATGGCCAAGCTCGCGCTGCGCACCCTGCCCGGCATCGACCGGCCGGCGCTCGCCGCGCCCTTGCCGACGCTCGGCGACAATGACGTCGTGATGCTCGATCTCGGTGCCAATACCGAGGTGGATGCGCGCAACCTCGTCCAGTTCGCCGTCATGGGTGCCGCCTACGCGCGGACGATCATGGATCTCGACAGCCCCCGTGTCGCGCTGCTCAACATCGGCAGCGAGGACCAGAAGGGCACCGACGAGATCCGCGATGCCGCCGCGGTGCTGAAAGGGCAGACGCATCTGCCGCTGACCTTCACCGGCTTCGTCGAGGGCAACCAGCTCGCCCGCGGCAATCACGACGTGATCGTCTGCGACGGCTTCGCCGGCAATATCGCGCTCAAGACCGCCGAGGGCACCGCGCGCTTCGTCGCCGACCTGCTCAAGCGCGCGTTCAGCTCGTCGGTCCGCTCGAAGGTCGGCTTCCTGATCTCGCGTCCGGCAACCGAGCTGCTGCGCGATCACCTCGATCCCAACAATCACAATGGCGCGGTCTTCCTCGGCCTCAACGGCATCGTCGTGAAGAGCCACGGCAGCGCCAACGAGCGCGGCGTCGCCACCGCGATCGGCAATGCCGCCAAGATGGTCCGCGCCGACCTGACCCGCCGCATCGCCGACGATCTCGGCAATTTCGAGAAGAAAGCCGCATGA
- a CDS encoding MerR family transcriptional regulator yields MSRKVSGTPKASGAFRTIGEVSEATGLPQHVLRYWETRFPQLRPVTRAGNRRYYRPADVALVRRIDALLNAQGYTVRGVQQVLTQSAHSETGAGDGAPDIFAALRAIRDDLGRALTQDDDTA; encoded by the coding sequence CTGAGCCGCAAGGTCTCCGGCACGCCCAAGGCGAGCGGAGCGTTCAGGACGATTGGGGAAGTGTCGGAGGCGACAGGCCTCCCGCAGCATGTCCTGCGCTATTGGGAAACGCGTTTCCCGCAGCTGCGCCCAGTCACGCGTGCCGGAAACCGTCGCTATTACCGACCCGCAGACGTCGCCTTGGTGCGGCGTATCGATGCGTTGCTCAACGCGCAGGGCTATACCGTCCGCGGCGTCCAGCAGGTGCTGACCCAATCCGCCCATTCGGAGACCGGCGCGGGCGATGGGGCACCCGACATATTTGCCGCGTTGCGCGCGATCCGCGACGATCTCGGCCGTGCGCTGACGCAGGACGACGATACCGCCTGA
- a CDS encoding peptide chain release factor 3 — MTSPRRTFAIISHPDAGKTTLTEKLLYFGGAIHLAGEVKARGQNRRARSDWMKIEQQRGISVTSSVMTFEREGITFNLLDTPGHEDFSEDTYRTLTAVDSAVMVIDAAKGIEPQTRKLFEVCRLRSVPIITFVNKVDREGRPIFELLDEIADMLALDVAPMSWPVGMGGEFEGVLDLVTNTISRPEGDSRAFLGKTEADPTLSERWAEEIELAQAGYPEFDAEAYRNGDLTPVYFGSALKDFGVAELIGALAEHAPPPRAQPAEPAPVSPDNDEVTGFVFKVQANMDPNHRDRIAFMRLCSGTFKRGMKLTPTGHGKPIAVHSPILFFAQNRELADEAFPGDIIGIPNHGTLRVGDTLSERADVRFTGLPNFAPEILRRVQLKDPTKTKQLRKALDDMAEEGVTQVFYPEIGSNWIIGVVGQLQLEVLLSRLDAEYKVAAGLEPAPFETARWVSAENPADLKDFMDLNRSAMAKDRDGNPVFLAKSAWEVNYIADRYSRVRFAATRER; from the coding sequence GTGACCTCCCCCCGCCGCACCTTCGCGATCATCTCCCACCCCGACGCGGGCAAGACCACGCTGACCGAAAAGCTGCTGTACTTCGGCGGCGCGATCCATCTCGCCGGCGAGGTCAAGGCACGCGGCCAGAATCGCCGCGCACGCTCGGACTGGATGAAGATCGAACAACAGCGCGGCATTTCGGTCACCTCGTCGGTGATGACGTTCGAGCGGGAAGGGATCACCTTCAACCTGCTCGACACACCGGGCCACGAGGATTTCAGCGAGGACACCTATCGCACGCTGACCGCGGTCGATTCGGCGGTGATGGTGATCGATGCCGCCAAGGGCATCGAACCGCAGACGCGCAAATTGTTCGAGGTGTGCCGCCTGCGCTCGGTGCCGATCATCACCTTCGTCAACAAGGTCGATCGCGAAGGGCGCCCGATCTTCGAGCTGCTCGACGAGATCGCCGACATGCTCGCACTGGACGTCGCGCCGATGAGCTGGCCAGTCGGCATGGGCGGCGAGTTCGAGGGCGTGCTCGACCTCGTCACCAACACGATCAGCCGCCCCGAGGGCGACAGCCGCGCCTTCCTCGGCAAGACCGAGGCCGACCCGACGCTGTCCGAACGCTGGGCGGAGGAGATCGAGCTGGCGCAGGCGGGCTATCCCGAATTCGACGCCGAGGCCTATCGCAACGGCGACCTGACCCCGGTCTATTTCGGCTCGGCGCTCAAGGATTTCGGCGTCGCCGAGCTGATCGGCGCGCTCGCCGAGCACGCGCCGCCGCCGCGCGCGCAGCCGGCCGAGCCCGCCCCCGTCTCGCCCGACAATGACGAGGTGACCGGCTTCGTCTTCAAGGTGCAGGCGAACATGGACCCCAATCACCGCGACCGCATCGCGTTCATGCGATTGTGTTCGGGGACGTTCAAGCGCGGCATGAAGCTGACGCCGACGGGCCACGGCAAGCCGATCGCGGTGCATTCGCCGATCCTGTTCTTCGCGCAGAATCGCGAGCTTGCGGACGAGGCCTTCCCCGGCGACATCATCGGCATCCCCAACCATGGCACGCTGCGCGTCGGCGATACGCTGTCAGAGCGTGCCGACGTGCGCTTCACCGGCCTGCCCAATTTCGCGCCCGAGATCCTGCGCCGCGTCCAGCTCAAGGACCCGACCAAGACCAAGCAGCTCCGCAAGGCGCTCGACGACATGGCCGAGGAAGGGGTGACGCAGGTCTTCTATCCCGAGATCGGCTCGAACTGGATCATCGGCGTCGTCGGGCAGCTCCAGCTCGAGGTGCTGCTCAGCCGACTCGATGCGGAATATAAGGTCGCGGCGGGGCTGGAGCCGGCGCCGTTCGAGACGGCACGCTGGGTTTCGGCGGAGAACCCGGCCGATCTGAAGGACTTCATGGATCTCAACCGCTCGGCGATGGCCAAGGACCGCGACGGCAATCCGGTCTTCCTCGCCAAGAGCGCATGGGAGGTCAATTATATCGCCGACCGCTACAGCAGGGTCCGTTTCGCCGCGACGCGCGAGCGCTAG